In Megalopta genalis isolate 19385.01 unplaced genomic scaffold, iyMegGena1_principal scaffold0026, whole genome shotgun sequence, the following proteins share a genomic window:
- the LOC143260976 gene encoding uncharacterized protein LOC143260976 — translation MTEVSDARDGKEFYLPHRAVIKECSFTTKVRDIAEVWLETRNELAQLDNFSCPRRVMLETSREIQLHGYCDASERAYGACIYIRTLDHSDRWIRTAPHLLKTFVANRVSEIQTDSDPHRKTAMPKGSRILNLNPFLDQDKLLRVGGRLRHAPLSYCQKHPLLLPHRHHITNLIIESEHLRHWHAGTQATLNAVRQIYWPIDGMRATKIVIHKCIRCFRVKPKVPAYIMGDLPKNRVTRARPFQNVGVDYCGPFFIKEKKVRNRCKIKTYVAIFVCFVTKAIHLELTSDLTTESCLGAFKRFFARRGKATNIYSDNGTNFVGAKNEITEVQRFLSSNEHNSKINRFLSDQGINWHFSPPRSPHFGGLWEAAVKSFKGHLYKTIGNELFTFEQLNTYIIEVEAILNSRPLTPLSSDQNDLTALSPSHFLIGDSLMQLPEYDLRDTPVNKLSSWQHIQRVKQHFWNRWSNEYLQTLHTRNKWHIPNDTQHKKGTLVIIWEDNTPPFMRPGQSITADLYCNQLEDMVRQLQITQSRLVNRDRPFLLQDNS, via the exons ATGACAGAAGTCAGTGATGCACGAGATGGCAAGGAGTTTTACTTACCGCACCGCGCGGTAATAAAGGAGTGCAGCTTCACTACTAAGGTCAGG GATATAGCCGAGGTGTGGTTAGAAACCAGAAATGAACTGGCTCAATTAGACAATTTTTCGTGCCCTCGGAGGGTAATGTTAGAAACCTCACGAGAAATACAACTCCACGGCTACTGCGATGCTAGTGAAAGGGCCTACGGCGCTTGCATATACATTCGTACCCTAGACCACTCAGATAGG TGGATTAGGACAGCTCCACATTTGCTGAAAACCTTTGTAGCCAATAGAGTCAGCGAAATTCAAACAGACTCGGACCCAC ATCGAAAAACAGCTATGCCCAAAGGGAgcagaatattaaatttaaatccatTCCTCGATCAGGATAAGCTTCTACGAGTAGGAGGTCGGCTAAGACATGCCCCATTAAGTTACTGTCAAAAACACCCATTGTTATTACCCCATAGGCACCATATTACAAATTTGATAATTGAAAGCGAGCACCTACGTCACTGGCACGCAGGCACACAGGCAACTCTTAATGCGGTCCGACAAATTTATTGGCCAATAGATGGAATGAGAGCCACAAAGATCGTCAtacacaaatgtataaggtgTTTTAGAGTAAAACCAAAGGTCCCAGCATATATAATGGGCGACTTACCCAAGAATAGAGTCACCAGGGCACGACCGTTTCAAAACGTAGGCGTGGATTATTGTGGTCcattttttataaaggaaaaaaagGTTCGTAATCGTTGCAAAATCAAGACGTACGTAGCGATTTTTGTATGCTTCGTGACCAAAGCCATTCATCTAGAACTTACATCGGACCTTACCACTGAATCTTGCTTAGGAGCATTCAAGCGATTCTTTGCCAGAAGAGGAAAGGCCACGAACATTTACTCCGACAACGGCACTAATTTCGTCGGCGCCAAAAACGAAATTACAGAAGTTCAAAGATTTCTCAGCTCCAACGAgcacaatagtaaaattaatcgtTTTTTATCGGACCAGGGAATTAATTGGCACTTCTCTCCGCCTCGGTCTCCACACTTTGGTGGATTATGGGAGGCCGCCGTAAAGTCTTTTAAAGGACATTTGTACAAAACTATAGGAAACGAGCTGTTCACATTCGAGCAACTGAACACCTATATtatcgaagtagaagccatattgAATTCCCGTCCCCTAACTCCCCTCTCCTCAGATCAGAACGATCTTACTGCTTTATCACCCAGTCACTTCCTAATAGGTGATTCGTTAATGCAACTCCCTGAGTACGATTTGCGAGACACACCCGTTAACAAACTTTCGTCATGGCAACACATCCAGCGAGTGAAACAACACTTCTGGAATCGGTGGAGTAATGAATATTTACAGACGCTGCACACCAGAAACAAATGGCATATCCCGAATGACACCCAGCACAAGAAGGGTACATTGGTGATCATCTGGGAAGACAACACACCTCC TTTTATGAGACCTGGTCAATCGATAACGGCAGACCTATATTGCAATCAGTTAGAAGACATGGTGAGGCAGCTGCAGATTACGCAGTCGAGATTGGTGAACAGGGATAGACCATTCCTCCTGCAGGACAATTCTTGA